CTGGTTAATTTAAcctagggaacaagggaacacaagcaaattttaaaaggaaaaaattcgCTAGGACACCGGGTCAACAAAATAGAAGAATCGCCCGAGAACAAGCCGTTAAGCTACTGCAGTTGCTTACAAATCAGGTTCTTCATGATGATTTACTTTGCtcgatatatatattttttttgtacgGGGCCATTATGTCGACACTTCTGAGGGAATAAATTGTCAATGGCCTCTTCCACTCCGAGTGCAGAGGTAGGGTACCCAAGGTTATTAAGGCGAAACGGATGATAACTGAGGCCCTCCCAAGATGGGGGATTTGTGaggagaagggggggggggggggggcttagaCCCCTCTAGATTTGGACCCCCGGGGGACACCCATATTACAGCttatttatttaagtgtttataGATACAGAGTTACCGGGTAGATTTTGGATCGGGTAAACTTGAGGAAAAGACTTAGAtcagttaattttcacggcggcATTTCGTATAAAAGTACATAGATGCAAATTTTAACTCCTTTCTGACAGAAGCTTAAATAATGCACTTGGAATTCATAGAATTGTCGTGTTATCTTTtttaatgaggaaaaaaaaaagtaaagtcagaattaagcttcagttaaaGTTGTTGAAAGCACGTGTTGAGGCTTTCTCGTAAAGCgttgctttttcttccatttgatagtTTGAATGGGCGGGGCTTGCACAAAGGAGGTGcctttttttgaagaaacacgTCTTGGTTGTAAGACGCGTTTATAGAAGTTTACTTGATTTCAAGGCTTCagaatatttttccttttttataaccAAACTTGTCAAGTCATGAGTTCTTCTATTAATTTTCAACAAGGAGAAAAAGCGAAGCTGGAATTGAGTTTCAGTAAAAGTTGTCTTAAAAGCACACATTGCGGCATTTCGTAAAGTAGATGCAAATTTTAACTCTCGTCTTGACAGCATGGTTTATTGAAAGTTCTTTTGCTTTCAATTGGTATTTGAAATGGTCAGCGCTTTAAAAGAACCGTTCTCGATATTTATTCTAACAGACTTACTTTGTGGTGAGAAAGAGATGGGAAAGAAATTCTGCGCTTTCATAAATAGAACAATTGCTATAACACATGTACAATAGAATGGACAGTTTAATTTTGACCAATAAACTTCGCTTACACTAAAAAGTATTTAAAGTGTCCCTCGCAAGAGTGAGTATAGTAATCATTCCGTTTATAACTGTTCGACCGAGATGGCTGAGATCAAATTATACAACCAAGTTTTCCATTATCTCCGAGATAATCAGTATCCCGAGGGCTGTACAAAGGAActacgcgtgaaattaatccatTAATCGCCCTCGGGCCTATGAGATTACATATACTAATCAAAAGAATACTTATTTtcaggggggtccaaatccgctgtgaTATCGGCACTAAGTCCTCCCAGAAAAACATGTCGTCACTGACGACACTGAGTTCGAGTGGAGTGGCAGAGATGCTTGACATCAAAGTTTGTTCGTGACATAAAACATTGTTTCACCTAAATACATGCAATGCCATGCATGTATACGAAACACCAATCATTGTCCCataatatcatcatcatatcatatatctttatttaccctcggatttttagagtagcttggtgtagctaatatctccgagcatttaccctcccaaccatgatacaccacagaagacagaccacaacaccgggaactacatgccctactctttacgacaagtgtgcgggttcttttacgtcccacaggattatgaacattgaagggttgtgagacgggacctccggcttatcgtccttatccgagaagactagagagtctaaccatttgcagatgtaattacaaaggcagcactctctcctcagttatttaaagaccctgagtgttggtccggccggagttgaactcacgacctcccgcgtaacagcacggtgctcaaccaactgagccaccggtgcgcggtaggtttattaatgtgacgtaacaTTTTACCACGGCAACAGGAGATATCTAAAAATTCCCTATTCTCCACTTGCACAAAtgccataatacacctcttttaccgcCTCACCTCGACCCAAACCTCCACTCTTTTTTCGCAAAGCTCTCCccactatctgggagcctggaacaggctattgTCTTTCATGTTATACCGGATCAGGAATAATTAACGTCcataaaacaaagaacaaagcgaacatagagccgttttcaattgactgtcgaaagtaattagcgacttgctttggttttgcattatacttcactgattggttcaaagttctcgcgccactttttcaaccaatcaaaagtgaaacccaaaccaatcgtggctagcgcgtgcacattttcccgcgctttgtgtctactgcgtgtaattacttcgagtcttgattggtttactgaattgcctccgtcctttttatTGGcaagagtaattactttggttgtggttttacgacacttgattaatagcgattgaaactcgctccacAGGCATTCTAGTCCCCATGGCCCCAGAGGCCGCGATTCTTTCGGTTAGTTTCTCACCGAGAATAACGACCTCTGGCCAGTTCCGAAATACGCGCAGTCTCCGTGGGGGTCTATTTTGATAACCGTTGACAGCTACTATTATAtaaattgtttcaaatttctgagattgcgcagacgagccggaagtccgtgattcgcgCGGACCGAAAGAATCGCGGCCTCCGGGATCGAAAATGCttcacaggcagacaacccatAGCCATATGATCGGGACAGGAGTCATGAATCATTGAAAAttgatcaaaatcaaattaaccaatcaaaaagcacagatTAATAATTTTGTCTCCCTTGGGGAAAATCTGAGTTTTTGAttctttaatttgatttgatcagaTTCCATTGATGGCTCGTCAGTCCTGTCCCGATTGTCCCGATCATATAACGATTGAAAAAACCtgagcgaagcttgaaaatcgagcaggattttgaaGTTGCACAGCCGTGTAAATGCAATGATTTTATGGCACGATGCAAGAAAAATTATCAACGTTTTACGTGCCCAAGGTGGGGAGGCGAGCGACCTTTGAAACTGCGAGAAActcggctaaattctggaggccCTCGGCCATGAGCGGTCTTGGAAGCTGAacgccttgtctatttatattgtagGTGACGACGCGTCGGATCTGAAggggaaatcgaagcgtcccaaaaatccatcaaatcagtcaggacaacgcagaaaatagtggaTCATTGAACTTTAtgtatctggctgtccataaaaagaattttcgaaaagaaacatcgcgatttgaagtttttatggaacattttcttcgatcagttgaatcggccgttacaactgtctcaaaattagggagcttaagcacgcgcgtttttcagacgcggacggcaaccggaccgcgcaccggtggttcagttggttgagcaccggactgtcacgcgggaaCACTCAAGGCcagtctttaaataactgaggagaaagtgctgcctttgtaactacatcagaaaatggttagactttcaagtcttctcggataaggacgataagcccggaggtcccgtctcacagtcCTTtatcattaactctgtgggacgttaaagatcccacacactattcgaaaagagtaggggacagtgttcccggtgttctgttctgacctttccagcatgtggtcggcttggcaggattagcttgaagggcttctgtgtgaatgagaccacaattgtgtataatagccagaagtcaggctacttagccaagtgctggaaaAAAGCATACATACAAGCATACAAAAACCCGCGTGCTTAAAGTTTCTAAtacggagcttaagcatgcgcgtgttTGAGTTGAGgtgagttgttttcctttttaacttgtcttcacacaaccacacttACAtttccaagtatcttttctccattagataattttataataaaaatctgggagacaccactgtcctggcgggcgaaatgttctcttccggttgccgtccgcgtctcaaaaacgcaaaTAATTTGGGAATCTTAAGCACgggcgtttttgagacgcggacggcaaccggaagtgagctgttttcccttttaacttgtctctcCACAACCACATGcacattgctaagtatcgtttctccattagagatgattagtataaaaattcGGGAGACACCACCGTCCTGGCAcgagaaatgttctcttccggttgccgtctgcgtctcaaaaacgcgcgtgcttaagctccctacatGTGACGTCACGCTCTCTCGCATCCTTTgggtttgtgtttttttttttgtcttccactattttggttttttaaaCCTTCGTTTCCTTCGTTTTGCGTTTTATGTTAAGATGGcacttttgttgccatggtaaccaatACTAGTACCTAGTCTTTAGTGACTAAGAGCCAAGAGGGAGGGCCAGGTCTTCATTGGTGTCCAACGGCTCTCTGGTGACAATTATAAGTTAGGTAAGTTTTATCTGGCTCTTAAGTTAAGATGATGAGATGAGATAAAGTATTATTTCTCCTCGGTTATAATcacaaaaaggggaaaaaagagTCTTTTTTATTCCTATTTTATTGCAACGTACTTAAATTTGTCCGAGATTCTTGTGACTAGATGAGACAAAGAAAGCATTATGTAAGCTTATGTATCTTGCCCACTAACTGCATTTCCGTACAGGAGATTTCAGTTTTTGCAAGGCCAATCCAAGCACATCGATGAAAATCGAACTTGCTAGCTCCAAGCGTAGCTCGGAACGTGAAATACTTTAGTGTTACATAATACACCGTATATACGGTTGAACCATTCACACAGAATCAACGTAGTCGACCGTGAAACGACAGAACTTTGTGTTAGAAGGATAATGCCCTTTTGAAGATTGCGAATAAGATCGTAATAATATTCACTGGCAAGAACGAATTTGTTTTGTCCTATGAAGTTAGTTTCGTTATGTAATCAAACAAAGGAGGCATAAATTAATTAGTACCAAAAGACACTGCAATCCATTTCATCAAGTCTCAATCTTTTGCTCTTCTTATGAGGACAACTGTAAATTTCTCTGTTagtagaggtctcttttctttttgcgttgtaCGGAAAAACAGAGCTCTGCCGTGGGTCCaaactcttcaaaccgcatacCCCATGATCCCctatgatatgtttgctgactgtgacttgagcctgctgtttcctgcaaattcctttacagtaattttgATGTTGTTATGAATCCTCATGTGAGGATTTGGTCATTAAGTGAATGCTGTTGgtgcaataattattgcttgaAACACTGAGTTAAAATTGACCCATGGCAGAGctagaggtctcttttcctatactcgtcagcccagtgaatgcaaaagaaaagagacatcTGCAAGCAGGGAAACTGTAAATGAAATAAtatcaaatcaatgaaaaataatcaaatgaaaccatgttatctcgcagtgatgagcgcaaatttctattgcgtcgagaagcctggaaaaaaaaaaaaatttcaggcttctcgacgcaatagaaatttgcgctcatcactgcgagataacatggtttcatttgatttcatacccgcagtacaatatatgatgtatttcatatatatctttcaatgaaaaataaagcagattATAAGTAAAATGTTGGCTTTGTTTACAAAAAAACTTCTTCGAGTAGAGCagaaaaccaacaaattcaTTCCCCATGTGGTATTGAGCCCTGGAACTGTAATGGAAGGCCAGTGCTGTTACTACTGTGTCAGCTCTTCTACTCCTAGATTCATGGTGGAAGCAATGGCTTATAGAGAATTCTGAATCGAGGCCAAGTTCTTTGAATTGTTATCAAAGCCTAATATATTGTCATGGTAAATAACCCAGACATTATTTGCTTATCTTGCTTGGAATTACTACCCCCTGTTGAATGTACCTGTGATGAGAATGTGTACCTGTTTATGAGCATCCAGGGGTAACAGTTCCATTGTTTCTCAGACAAGTGAACCATTATTTTATGACATCAAAAGTCAAATATTAGTAATCTCGTACTAGAGATGCATGAGTAACGTCATCTGGCTGAGGTAATATAGTGTTGTTCTCCATCTTTAGTGGCCAATAAAGTGATTCAGTGTTTAAGCAAAGCATTGGAAAGATGTGGGGTTACTTGTTGCTATCAGTATTTGTTCTACTGCCTCAAGATGCTTGCCCTTTAAAACCATGTTCTGGAGATACCAGGGGAGACAGGTCAGTTTTGTTCAGATTGGTATATTTAAGAATAGTGATGCTACGTGTGATAACAACAACTGTGATCATGATTAGTGTTACCTAGTTAGATGGCAGCCTTGATGGTGATGTCCTGCTGCGTTACTGCTaagtgatggtgatgatgatgatgatgatgatgatgataaagatAACATCAATGATCATCATATGTGATGAGCTGGCAGGCGTGTAATATTGTAATAATGATGATTTTAAGATTATGACATTTATGGGAACAAGGTGCTGACCAATTTCATTGACTGAAAAAAATCTTAAAGAGATCAAGAGAAAGAGTTTGGAAGAGGATTTTGAAAGGAAAGGGGAAAGAGAAATATAATTACAATGATAAAGCGGAGAACGAGGCCCAAAATACCTTTAAACTGGTTACTTTTGAGAGAGCTCATCCCAGAAATGGAGCCTACTGGTGGCTAATATTGGACTAAATAAGGATTCCAttgcttaatttttttcatttttattgctTGGACGATTTTGTAGTCTTTCTGTTACAGTTTTCCAGAGCACAAATTATCCTTGGCAGGTTTTTTATACAGGATGTTCAATCATGAATTAATGACCTCATTATCACTTTTGTAGGCGTTGCAATCATGATCCAACACACAGAGTTTGTGCCAAGATTGGCGTTCAACATACTTCATTTTGGAAATTTACTGGACAACGCTCATGGTGTGGATCACAGAGTAAGCGAACTTGTACTGTTTACAACCAAGTATCAGCACTCTATCAGAGAACCAACTTTAAGATCCAGTCAATGGATGAGGACGGCTGTTTAGTTCTGGATTGAGGCCAGTATCCTCTCTGGCTGGACCAATACTCTCTGTCTTACTGCACccttaaataataaatatacagACTCCGATGTTTATTTCACTGTTGCCAATGATATTTGCAGGGACATTTGGCAGGCCATTCGAAACAGAAACTAATGAATTAATCTCGGATTGCAATCAGCCGATCACAACTCCAAGTGTTGTGCGACCCCTTAATCTGTTGTGCTACATTGACCGACAGAAGTGAAAAATGAAACCATTGATTGGAACTGAACTAATGAGAGTctgtaagaaaaatatatttatgaaagtggcaGGAAAACaactaaggagaaaaaaagcttCCTTTATAATGATTACATCACTGAATGGTTGGACTCTTCAGGGCTGAGTACATTTTATGCTTGCTCAGCGATTTTCTCTAAACACTTGGCAAGCAACTGTTAAAAACTCTTTACATCAAAAGATATAAAGAGAGAGACAAAAACATtacataattttttaattaaataaacCCAGGCAAGTGGAGAAACCCTTTGAACAAGTGGCTACTGAAGTTTGCTTGCACAATTTGGGAAATGGGGATTTTAACTTTCTTTTAGGCCTGCTCTTTAAGACCTTTAATCGTCGTGTCGGTACCAATGTCCTGTCACAGTTATGTTTCTTACTtgcaataataatgttattgttcCTCATCCAGGCGACTATGGAgatcaaaatgatggcaagttTCGATGCCCAGCTGATAATCCCACCTGGTGTATATGTAAGTGGGCCACGGCCAAGTGGATTGAGGGAGAAGGTTGTAACGAGGTAAGTTATTGTTGTTAGTATGAAACTGAGATTTCAATACTTTTACTTGATCCTCTCTTgtgtgggaggcacggtggcctcatggtcagtgtgctcgacttcGGAGCGAATGGTCTGGGTTCGGGACCTGGCCGGGACATAatttgtgttgtgttcttggggaAGACACTTTACTTcctcggtgcctctctccacccaggtgtataaatgggtaccagtgaaatgctgggggtaaccctgcgttggactagcatcccattcagaggggagtacaaatactcctagttgcttcatgctacacaAATCAgagataagctccggcctgatgggccaatAGGCCTGTAAGCTGACTTTACCCTCTCTTGTAAAACCAGTCTAACTGCAAATTTAGACACTATTTTCAATTCACGCCTTCTCTTTTTAAAGAGAACCTTCACTTACGACAAAAGTAATTTTAAACAGTAGCGTAACCATTtctaatgtttgcaatcaaagtactttgaatgttttttttttcaaagaaattatttgtgtcggaaataaatgaatttaagATTTGAAGTTCCCAGTTGCTGCCATCTTCATGGTTGTGAGGTTTCCTATTCTTGTGACACAAAGATAAAGTTGTGCAATGGCAATTTAGGGGCAACCTTAACAAGGAaatttgaaaagtgaaaataagcgattccAAAATTCATTATTTCCAGCCTTTTagggaaaaattgtcaagcagACGTGATTGCAAAGTAACATTATCTTGAGAGAAAGCTTGTGTGCgaagtctttttttaaaaagcagTTTCATTCGCTTTAAATGGCCTattattttctctttaattaatatttaaataaaagctACTTTTCAAAGTAGAGACTGAAGCGCATATTCTTGTGTTTAACTTCACATTGCACTTTAATTTCCCGGCTCAACAGAACATTCAGTTTGATTGTGATGCCACGGACGTGTGCGACTTAAAGGTAACAATACTTTGATCCTTGTCTTGTCCCTGTAATTTCAAGTAGTAGCTACCCAAGGAGATCGCTTTGACAAGCGACCAGTCCCCAAACCAAGCCTTCGTGAAAAGAAATTGAGAAGAGGGTGGGGAGAGGAGCTCTTTTCGTCCCCCCATCCGTTTCTAAAGGTTGAGGGTGTCACTcgccaacaaacaacattaattaaacactacaaaaggtcggtttccaaacttcacgacaaagctaaacattttaaaatcaaagcttaggcctaaattCTTTTAATatctagcttaggcctaattagtctTCAGCAGCGATATACTATGGTAgacttaaatatattttttagaaAGATGCTGTCTTGATCTCCAGTGGTAAAGAAACGTCACGAGCATTCTCCTCTGCGAAGCTTTTCTCGGCGAGGTAGCGATCAAAAATCTGGAGAGATTTGCCACAAATCAT
The sequence above is a segment of the Montipora foliosa isolate CH-2021 chromosome 2, ASM3666993v2, whole genome shotgun sequence genome. Coding sequences within it:
- the LOC137993183 gene encoding uncharacterized protein, which encodes MWGYLLLSVFVLLPQDACPLKPCSGDTRGDRRCNHDPTHRVCAKIGVQHTSFWKFTGQRSWCGSQSDYGDQNDGKFRCPADNPTWCICKWATAKWIEGEGCNENIQFDCDATDVCDLKASYKDFDVHLKPAHDCMKIKCKTEWDACRGSKQAS